acaaatgcaataatatcactttaagacgTAGCCGTACTCCCCCAGAACGCTCTCTtaacaatcaattaatttaagacaataaacctcaaaatatcaattataaaaCGCATAACTTGATTCGTTAACCAACATTCCGAATTCATAATTCAAAAGTTGTCCAAGttctaattttgaaaaaggttCTGTTCTATATTCAAAgtgtatttcgttttaattggCTCCGATTCATTTTGGCGGGAGAGACCGTTATTttaaagattgaattattaattcttTCGAGGATGGGGGTTGGGCAGTGGCTTCTATTAGAGTGCGCTTGATTGGTGTCCATTCTCTattataaagaattttattGACGCTCATAGAAGTCGTAAATAATACAGGTAAGGTGGTTAGCGAACACGTGGATAGAAAATAGTAGCCAGTTAATTTTCTACGGTCGATCCCACTAAATCATCATTTTAGCGTAAAGGTATACAAGGTTTCTCACTTAAATCTCCATTTGAAGAAGGTTTCCGTTTTGTATAGTATAATTGTTTAGGTATAGTCAGATAAGCATACTATAATACAGGCCAGAGTATCGGGTAATGAAACTTGCGGATTTTAAGTTATTCTTGTGACGTTGACTGATAGCAACTCCGCTGTGCTGGAAACAAACTTATGAAGGGTTTGACAATTTGACTGACCGCTAATAAAGCAATTGGCTCTCGAGATAATACAACAGCTTGTAACGagaaatttaattctattactTTGAATCAGGATGTCGTTTTATAAGACATCACTATTTCCTCttgcattattaaaaatatgttatttaaaaacctttattaagtaaccataattttgttattttattttgcatttgtaGTTGTTAATCGAAATGAGTCCAATtgacaacaaaataatgttttgggATTGCTAGGACTTTGGGACTAGGACGTGACACTGGGACCTTTGGAGACAAAACTTGTTTACGAATAACCTAAAGAAGAAAAGCCACAGGACCGAATTTAGTCTTTCGAGTCCAGAATCTTGAGAGCTGTGCTTGGGAAAGCATTTACAACTAACCTCTTTTAATTTTGACAGCTAAACAGTCTCTAGACAAAAAAGAAGACACCTATCAATCAAAGTCACGCAATGACGTgatcaaaacgaaaaaaaaattcaaaaaataaacaaaattatacaaaaaaaatgctaaacTGCACCAAAGGCAGTTTTATACATACGAACATCAGAACATAATAAACGTCAAATTGATCCGTTTCAGTAAAATGGGGAAACCATCATACATGTATACAGATACGGAATCTGAAGAAACATCTTGCAGCTCCATTGAGAACacgaagaagaagaagaaattttCGTAAGTTGACATGAATCCAGTAgatttaaacattaaatgaatTGCTGTCATAGTTATAGGTTGTGTTAAGTGAATAATAGATTATTAGAGAGATTTCTGGCACCCATGACACATGTATAATATTAGCTAGGGTTCCATGGACGACTTAGTCTGGCTAAGCGTCCTACCCCAATTAAGCTGAGTGCAATGGGCAAGAGACATAGTAGAATGACATTAAAGAAGGCCTATACCTGGATATATGCCATCCATCATTTGTCAGTATGAACCTCCACCTATTGATTCCATTCAAGATGATGTGTATGGTGAAGAAtcacctttaaataaataaattataaataaataaatgcggacaacatcacatacattgttctgaacccaaagtaagttgctgaagcacttgtgttatggaattcagatacaacgaaggtaccacaaatgaatttttatattgacccgaccggggatcgaacccgggaactcagagctagcgacaccttgaaaccggtgcgtacgccactcgaccacggaggacGTCGTTACACTTATTAGCTTAACGCTATCGCATTCTGATATACCTGATCCAGTTTTCGGCACTGAGAGAAACTTTACCCTTTAATATCTTCAAGTGGTAATCACAAAACCTCTTCAAATGATTTCAGCATCCTCAAATACACTAACGGCAATGTGAAGAAGAAGAAATGCAAGATGCACAGCAAGTCGGAGCCTGAGGACTCGGACTACCACAGCCGGAGCCGCAGCAGTCAGCGCGTGCGGTACAAGCTGCCCGGCATCCTGAAGAACGGGAATGTGGAGAGGGATCGGGAATGTGAGTGCGGTTGGAAATGTCGTTTTTGATTTTGGGCGTTTATCTGTAGAAAGAGTTTCTATAGTTTATAATCAAGTGAcgtaagtaataatttatttgcatactCTTGGGGGTTTATACCCAAAAGGTGAAAACAGAAATTTACTAGTCAGGCCCCGTTCTGTTTGTCCGaatgtcaccaggctgtatgtcatgaaccgtTCCATTTCTGTTGCTGCGATaacaacatatattatgtgaaaCATCAAAGTTCATGTTTAGAAATAACCCGAACATCCATAATTTTGATTGTGACTTTTTTTACAGTGTTAGTTTTTTTCAGCCAATTTGCACAAAAACCCTTAGCGTCACGAGtacgactcgcacttaaccggaTTTTAATTACCACAATACCCAAATCACCTTAAGAACATATacttgattatattatttctgaTTCTACCAGCATCTGAGGAGGACGAAGACAGCGAGCCGATACAGCCGCGCTCTCGGGACAGGTACCTGGTGGGGCGGGTCCCACGGCCGGCGGGGGCGAAGCCCGGCCGAGGCGGCGGCGTCGCCATCATCGTCAAGAAGAATATCAGTGTGAGTGTAGTTTTATGTTACTTCTCCCTGTTGGTCGCCTTTAGCCGTTTGTGTATATACTGATACTGTTTGAGGAAATTATGATTGGCACACACATATTTCTCGTCTGCCAACTGTTaaatttttgtcataaaatgttttgtttaaagaacTTTTACTTGTAAGCTGGACTTTTTTGACGCCTTTTTATTGGCTCTTAATATGTTGTTAAAACTCTAGTTTCAAACTAGTCGAAGCTTGTAAAACGAGTACAATATATAAGTACtcgtatgtatgtacatatgtataccCAGATGTCGAAAACTCATAACACAAACAattttcctgggtgggaatcgaattCGCGACCAACAAGACCAACACCAATTTACCTAAACTCTACCCTCcaacattaaaatcaaactgCTGATCATGTAATTATACCTAATACCTACTCAGTTTGTCCTCAATGCCGTCTGAAACAGAGAACTAAAGCTAAATCGTATGTCAGGAGGTCTGGCGAACACAGCCTCGAGGCGAGCTGTGCATGCGACTCCAAGATGTACCTAACTGTTAGGGCTGGTTCACACTTGGGAGAAAACGGTGTCCTCTTGTGTCTAATTTCGGATTATGGACATTGTGAAGATGATATGTTGGCTATGGTTATGGATATTTGATTGGAGATGGAAGGGTGATTGATGTTCGTTCGGATATTTTTGGATATGAATAAATATAGATAagataaatagattttatagtgaaaaagaaataatatttcaggTGGATGATTTAAGTTACTAAATTGTTGATTACTGGTGAAAACTATTGTGATAATCTTTGCTTCTGCAtgaattcagaaaaaaatgaattggtATTTGTTTaggattttttatataaaatagtttcgCAATTAATTTTGCCTCTTCATCTGCTACCGAATAAAATAgtgatgtttttataatgcCCGTTGGTTAGTATAAATTTTGCGAAGTTGCTACGACACCTAGCTCCCGTAAAGTTTAAAACTAGtgtatctttgtatttttttttattatccatAACGGcctaaaaagatttttactatttataccCAGTCACCATCccaattataatttcattcgAATGCGAACCTGAATACAGCAATCAAGTGGTCTAACCGTCTATTCTACATTCCATAATCTAATTTACTGAGTAACTCCTCGTAGAatgtctataaaatataatttcagtcAGTAGTTATGTAAATCGGCCCTAATGCTATTACGTCTATAGTTGGAGCGCTGAAAGCGTTAGGAAATGTTAACAGATTTCCTGCATTTCCTCTTAGGAGATGTTCCGTTTGCCAGTGAGTCTTAtttgtctgtttattttgtgaacatattacatttagttataataatttatagctattgttctgaacccaaagtaagttgctaaagcacttgtgtaatggaattcagatacaacgaaggtaccacaaacacccagacccgagacaatgtagaa
The genomic region above belongs to Trichoplusia ni isolate ovarian cell line Hi5 chromosome 5, tn1, whole genome shotgun sequence and contains:
- the LOC113494369 gene encoding uncharacterized protein LOC113494369 — translated: MGKPSYMYTDTESEETSCSSIENTKKKKKFSILKYTNGNVKKKKCKMHSKSEPEDSDYHSRSRSSQRVRYKLPGILKNGNVERDRESSEEDEDSEPIQPRSRDRYLVGRVPRPAGAKPGRGGGVAIIVKKNISTLQGQQSSTNSAKRRKSSHRRLSKKRSY